The [Pantoea] beijingensis genomic sequence AAGAAATGTGGTGAGGTGATGACTTATTTATTGCGAAGAGAGCAAGTTTACGATTAATGACATTTCCTGAAGAGAACTTAAAAAAAAGCCGAACCAGAGGTTCGGCGAGAATAAGGGTGAAAACATCTCATTCGGGGTGAATGAAGGTAATAATCAAATAAAATGATGATAGCGGAATCTATTTTATAGTCTGATCGCTGAATATTTTTATCATTCAGTGCTCAGGAAGGGTTTTTTGTCAACTTATTGATTTTAATATTAAATATTAATTATTTGATATTAAGTGCGCTTTTTTTAGTTCCAAATGGTGTTTAAAAGTTCCGCAAAAATTACATTTTGTAGTATCTGTCCGGTGCTTTGAAACAGTTTCGGAAATTTAGTAGCATTTTCTTTATAGATTATTACTCCCCACGTTATGACAATGGCCTTGCAGCTGAATTTTTATACATTCAGACGCAGTGGTGAATAAGGCACATAACTATAAGGCACATAACTAGAGGGTACAAAAATGAAACTTCGAGTTCTATCCCTGATGGTCCCGGCATTGATGGTAGCCGGCTCAGCCGGTGCTGCTGAGATCTATAATAAAGATGGTAATAAATTTGACCTGTTCGGTAAGGTCAATGGCCTGCACTATTTTTCTGACGACAACGGTTCTGACGGCGATCAGTCCTATGTACGTTTTGGTTTTAAAGGTGAAACACAAATCTCCGACCAGCTTACGGGTTATGGTCAGTGGGAATATGAAGCATCGCTTCATAACGCAGAGTCTGAAGGTACGGCTGATAGCCATACGCGTGTTGGCTTTGCTGGCGTGAAGTTTGGTGAGGCTGGCTCTTTTGACTATGGTCGTAATTACGGTGTGGCCTATGACATCGGTGCATGGACTGACGTTATGCCGGAGTTTGGTGGGGATACTTATGGCGCTGATAACTTTATGTTCCAGCGTGCGAATGGTGTAGCTACTTACCGTAACAGTGACTTCTTTGGCTTGGTTAATGGTTTGAATTTTGCCGTTCAGTACCAGGGTAAAAATGGTAACGGTACTGAGTCACCAAATGGTCGTGATGTTTTGGGACAAAATGGTGACGGATGGGGAATGTCGACCACTTATGATCTGGGCGAAGGCTTTGGTATTGGTGCAGCAATGTTCTCTTCAGATCGTACTAACGATCAGAACAACGCTGACGTATTGGGCAGCGGTGATAAGGCAACTGCGTATACGGGCGGTCTGAAATATGATGCCAACAACATCTATCTGGCAGCGATGTATACCCGTTCTTATAATGCTACGCGTTTTGGTAGCAGTGATTCCGATGCTTTTGGTTACGCGGATAAAGCGGATAACTGGGAACTGGTTGCTCAGTATCAATTTGATTTTGGTCTGCGTCCATCTTTGGGCTATGTCACCTCTCGGGGTACCAGCGTCCAGGGATTTGGCAAAGAGAACCTGAAACAATATATTGATATTGGCGCGACCTACTATTTCAATAAAAACATGTCTACTTATGTTGATTATGAGATCAACCTACTGGATGACAACGACTTCACCAGAGCAGCCGGTATCAGTACCGATGATATTGTAGCACTGGGCTTGGTTTATCAGTTCTAAGTGCGTGGGAGCGTAGGCCTCCTACGCTCCCAATATTACCCCCAGTGCCAGCTCTAACTGCCTGACAATTTTTTCTGCATCTTTCCCTATTTGCACCTGCACAACTGCACCATCTACCAGCATGGCGATAGTCTCCGCTGTTAACTGTTGATGGGCAGGTAAGTGTCTAGTGATTTCGCTTTGCATAGCTTGTTTATGTTGTTGCACGATTTCTAATGCTGCGGGTAATGTATCGGCCAGTTCCGTTGCAACATTGATAAATGCGCAGCCGCGAAAGCTCTCCTCCCTAAACCAGCTTAACAATGCGGCAGGCAGTGCCCGGTAGAAAGGGGCATCACACAGTGCCTGTTCCAACGTGCTTTGGAATCCATCCATCCAACGTAAATGGCGGCGACGTAAGAACGTCAGTACCAGATCGTCCTTAGCTGCAAAATGACGATAAAAGGTGACTTTTGTTACACCTGCGTTAGCGATGATTTTATCGACGCCTGTAGCACGGATGCCATTTTGATAGAACAGCTGTTGAGCGCTATTAATGATGCGTTCAGCAGCGCTGGCTTTAGGGTCAAAGGGATCAGGTAGCAGCATTTACTCTCTCACTTAAAAAAAAGTAGACAACCCTGTCTACATGAGACAGGATAATGCAAGTAGACAAACCTGTCTACTTGCTTATGGAGGTCAATATGTCTTTAGTTCCCCCGTACAATTTCGATACCGCTACACAAAAAGTCAGAATGGCGGAAGATGCGTGGAATTCACGTGATGCGAAACGTGTCGCCCAGGTTTATTCAACAGACACGCGTTGGCGAAATCGTGCAGAATTTGTCAATGGACGCGATGGGGTTGAAGGGTTTTTAACCCGTAAATGGGAAAATGAGATTGAATATCGATTAATTAAGGAGCTCTGGGCATGGCAAAATGATGTGATTGCTGTGCGTTTTGCTTATGAGTGGAAAGATGACAGCGGGAACTGGTTTCGCAGTTATGGCAATGAAAACTGGCGTTTTGGTGCCGATGGTCTAATGGTTGAGCGCTTTGCCTGCATTAACGATTTGCCGATTAAAGAGAGCGAACGCTTATTCCATTGGCCATTGGGCCGTCGTCCTGACGATCATCCAGGATTGAGTGAGCTGGGTTGCTAAGCGTCATCTTATTCAGATCCCGCTTATATTATTATTCCTCACCACTTCTGCTATCCGACTCAGGCAGTATCAGCACGTATACCGGCTTCTACGGATACTGTCTGATAGGAGATACAGCATGTCTACATCAATAGAAAATTCTCTTTGCTGCTACATTGTACGTGCTTCTGGCCCATATTCCCTGCCTCATCATGTAGTCTGAATGCCGAATATCTTCTCTGATAGTTTTGCAAGTATTCATTCAACCCAGCCTCAAACCGTCTCCGGAAGTAGCATGGCGATCGCCATATCAACATGGCGTGTAAAGCAGGAGGGAATAGGGTGGGAATCCAATCCAAACATGAGAACTAATGAAGTTACTTGCGTAAGAAGGTTACGGATGCTCTAGAGAGGTAAAAGGCCCCGTAAGCAGGGCCGTGAAAGTGAGTTATCTATGGCGTTGGCGATGAAGAGATTTAGTGCGCGATTCTTTATAATACTTATAGCCGGAAAAAATCACTAACCCGACAAGAATGATGAGGAGCGCGATATTATTCATAAGGGTCTCCTTTTCGTGAATAAAGAATACCCGCCACGCTTGACCTTATAGCGATGTTTATCATCGGCTTATCGTGAAGAGAAAGGTGCTATTCAGCCTCTGGCCGATTTCACGTTACACTCGTAGCGCGATGTAAAACCCGCGTTTTGGGTACCCTGGTCGGCTGAGATCGTTGCCTCAGAAAGATCATAGTGGCGTGCCATAGCGGCATGGTCAAGGCAGTTTTGTACACTTTACAATCGGTTAATGATTTGAATAAAGGCTTTACAAAGATTCATAAAAGGTAGGTTTATGCGGTTTATTCTATTGTGTGGTGGATTATTTCTGGCATGTTTGATGCTGGCGAGTTGTGATGAAAAAAATAATAATGTCGGCGAGCCTTTGGTGCTGGAAGGAAAAACCATGGGGACTTACTGGCGTGTGAGCCTGGCCAGCGTGGACCACGCGCGAGCGTTGGCATTGCGTACGCTAATTCAGCAACAGCTGGATGCGGATGATGGTGAATTGTCTACGTGGAAAAATAATTCTGCATTATCCCGCTTCAATCAGTATCGTGGCGATCGTCCGCAGCCCATTAGCGAAAATATGGCGGATATCATTACGCAGGCACTGCGAATTGGTAAGGAAACACAGGG encodes the following:
- the ompC gene encoding porin OmpC, with translation MKLRVLSLMVPALMVAGSAGAAEIYNKDGNKFDLFGKVNGLHYFSDDNGSDGDQSYVRFGFKGETQISDQLTGYGQWEYEASLHNAESEGTADSHTRVGFAGVKFGEAGSFDYGRNYGVAYDIGAWTDVMPEFGGDTYGADNFMFQRANGVATYRNSDFFGLVNGLNFAVQYQGKNGNGTESPNGRDVLGQNGDGWGMSTTYDLGEGFGIGAAMFSSDRTNDQNNADVLGSGDKATAYTGGLKYDANNIYLAAMYTRSYNATRFGSSDSDAFGYADKADNWELVAQYQFDFGLRPSLGYVTSRGTSVQGFGKENLKQYIDIGATYYFNKNMSTYVDYEINLLDDNDFTRAAGISTDDIVALGLVYQF
- a CDS encoding DUF1348 family protein; the encoded protein is MSLVPPYNFDTATQKVRMAEDAWNSRDAKRVAQVYSTDTRWRNRAEFVNGRDGVEGFLTRKWENEIEYRLIKELWAWQNDVIAVRFAYEWKDDSGNWFRSYGNENWRFGADGLMVERFACINDLPIKESERLFHWPLGRRPDDHPGLSELGC
- a CDS encoding TetR/AcrR family transcriptional regulator; protein product: MLLPDPFDPKASAAERIINSAQQLFYQNGIRATGVDKIIANAGVTKVTFYRHFAAKDDLVLTFLRRRHLRWMDGFQSTLEQALCDAPFYRALPAALLSWFREESFRGCAFINVATELADTLPAALEIVQQHKQAMQSEITRHLPAHQQLTAETIAMLVDGAVVQVQIGKDAEKIVRQLELALGVILGA